A single genomic interval of Pyrus communis chromosome 7, drPyrComm1.1, whole genome shotgun sequence harbors:
- the LOC137739364 gene encoding uncharacterized protein, whose translation MEHVCKLCKKSFVSGRVLGGHMRCHGARKSAKTEKKIKMCRVDFEVEDDDHAGYGLRRNPKKSWKFSGDSKFKASAGEENDTVCRCRVCGKGFDSMRAMFGHMRHHSGRERKETRSCEVCCKGFESLRALATHSRCHSERIRGTDGLETVSSSKMLSVDSCQYSSETMGLIRRKRSKRLRYKNTNSSCSFSSFSVNESKYVTEFGEEVVEGAICLMIISGSGSNLGRISSVTESSDNNSLSLEVQSPSQKNWIMGKKGGVSGCDVCDDTVKLVDCISDCKNVSDEKKVFEFSENGSWFLSDEEKNVEMADRFSRGAGYKRPRPDGQSAFGLCDTEVEMNVDIIEEVELDVAAFGSKKLGLNNKSMLYATESEVFADSQKKREHKCRICNKVFRTYQALGAHQRVHKSTSNSSAVKNEDHEDRIPIAKLECSDNSAAEGETERVIENKGHKCSICLKVFATGQALGGHKRVHFDKDPERGAQESRVLKQQISNICDAFDLSRPVENGDVEFKSWWLGNEHKQEMLMGLMPN comes from the coding sequence ATGGAGCATGTGTGCAAGCTCTGCAAAAAGAGTTTTGTGAGCGGCAGAGTCTTGGGAGGTCACATGAGGTGCCATGGAGCAAGAAAATCTGCTAAAACAGAGAAAAAGATCAAAATGTGCAGGGTGGATTTTGAGGTTGAAGACGATGATCACGCTGGTTATGGATTACGAAGGAACCCGAAAAAGTCCTGGAAGTTTTCAGGGGACTCGAAGTTTAAAGCTTCTGCAGGGGAAGAAAATGACACCGTCTGCAGGTGCAGGGTTTGTGGCAAAGGGTTTGATTCGATGAGGGCGATGTTCGGGCACATGAGGCATCACTCGGGGAGGGAGAGGAAGGAAACGCGGTCTTGCGAAGTTTGCTGTAAAGGGTTTGAATCGTTGAGAGCTTTAGCTACTCATAGCAGATGCCACTCGGAAAGGATTAGGGGAACTGATGGATTGGAGACTGTTTCTTCAAGCAAGATGCTTTCTGTGGATTCCTGTCAGTACAGCAGTGAGACAATGGGGCTGATTCGGAGGAAAAGATCGAAAAGATTGAGGTACAAGAATACTAATTCAAGCTGTTCTTTTTCTAGTTTTAGTGTGAATGAATCTAAGTATGTTACTGAATTCGGGGAAGAAGTAGTAGAGGGGGCTATTTGTTTGATGATCATATCTGGTAGTGGAAGCAATTTGGGTCGAATTAGTTCGGTGACCGAGTCTTCGGATAACAATTCGTTGTCATTGGAAGTTCAATCACCAAGTCAAAAGAATTGGATCATGGGAAAGAAGGGTGGTGTTTCTGGTTGTGATGTTTGTGACGATACTGTGAAATTGGTTGATTGCATTTCTGATTGTAAGAATGTCTCTGATGAGAAGAAAGTATTTGAGTTTAGCGAAAACGGTTCTTGGTTTCTGAGTGATGAGGAAAAGAATGTCGAAATGGCAGACAGGTTCTCCAGGGGTGCAGGTTATAAGAGGCCTAGACCGGATGGGCAATCTGCATTTGGGCTGTGTGATACTGAAGTGGAAATGAATGTGGATATTATCGAGGAAGTAGAATTGGATGTAGCTGCATTCGGATCAAAGAAGTTGGGTTTGAACAATAAATCCATGTTATATGCTACTGAATCTGAAGTCTTTGCTGATTCCCAGAAGAAAAGAGAGCACAAGTGCAGGATTTGCAACAAGGTTTTCAGGACGTATCAGGCACTTGGAGCTCACCAAAGAGTTCACAAATCAACCAGCAATAGTTCTGCCGTAAAAAATGAGGATCATGAAGATAGAATTCCGATTGCCAAGCTTGAATGCAGTGATAATTCAGCAGCAGAAGGGGAGACGGAAAGAGTAATTGAGAATAAGGGTCACAAGTGCTCCATCTGCTTGAAGGTGTTTGCAACAGGCCAAGCCTTGGGTGGCCACAAGAGAGTTCATTTCGACAAAGACCCCGAGAGAGGTGCACAAGAGTCCAGAGTGCTGAAGCAGCAGATTTCCAACATCTGCGATGCATTTGATCTTAGCCGTCCAGTCGAAAATGGTGATGTTGAATTCAAGTCCTGGTGGCTTGGAAATGAACATAAGCAAGAGATGTTGATGGGACTGATGCCCAACTGA
- the LOC137739632 gene encoding uncharacterized protein isoform X2: MINKRPFDVEDSYEVACKHPRRLEHANEPAPIVDTFPLSSSPQKFQISDEGRSASDLGTESSNETYKELETGASGSSFRFWWANNNMFEAHVRPEAAGHLSLFPEFFSPANHLRAFLHSDVIFSSPVDCPPQKLVSIGPQHQAYVPEWGHEGSHSSNHLEKLDPRREVSYVSGQGLGVNQEKLMGTCIISMPELDTFENYLCEDVRARNNCKCADAGSVRCVRQHVMEAKEKLREDLGHHLFEELGFYEMGEEVAEKWTKEEERAFHDAILSNPASLGKNFWHHLSVAFPLRPHKDLVSYYFNVFMLRKRAEQNRFDPLNIDSDDDEWQKSELGVVNDDKDALVESPVNLNAPAYIQVEHLGCFNEHIEDADDVDGCNDGADVVGCDGIKDEDAGDIDDGSGAHVENPPGYSGGATETQLLDKTPSSNRENYDIQDDSCTSYEYQQDS, from the exons ATGATAAACAAACGGCCTTTTGATGTTGAGGATTCTTATGAGGTTGCTTGTAAGCACCCAAGACGATTGGAACATGCTAATGAGCCTGCTCCAATTGTGGATACTTTTCCTTTGAGTAGCAGCCCccagaaatttcaaatttcag ACGAAGGAAGGTCTGCAAGTGACTTGGGAACTGAATCCTCAAATGAGACCTACAAAGAACTTGAAACTGGTGCCTCTGGAAGCTCCTTCCGATTTTGGTGGGCCAACAACAATATGTTTGAAGCTCATGTAAGACCTGAGGCAGCAGGGCATCTATCATTATTCCCAGAATTTTTTTCACCTGCAAACCATTTGAGGGCTTTTCTTCATTCTGATGTGATCTTCTCATCTCCTGTTGATTGTCCTCCTCAAAAGCTAGTTTCTATCGGACCTCAGCATCAAGCTTATGTTCCAGAATGGGGCCACGAGGGTTCACACTCTTCAAATCATCTGGAGAAATTGGATCCTCGGCGCGAAGTTTCATATGTTTCTGGCCAAGGCCTTGGTGTCAATCAGGAGAAGCTGATGGGTACCTGTATCATTTCTATGCCTGAGCTGGATACATTTGAAAACTATTTATGTGAAGATGTGAGAGCTAGAAACAACTGTAAGTGTGCTGATGCAGGCTCTGTTAGATGCGTGAGACAGCATGTCATGGAAGCAAAAGAGAAATTAAGGGAAGACCTTGGACATCACCTATTTGAAGAGTTGGGCTTTTATGAAATGGGAGAGGAGGTTGCAGAGAAATGGACTAAAGAGGAAGAGCGTGCCTTCCACGATGCCATCCTCTCTAACCCTGCATCATTGGGTAAGAACTTCTGGCACCACCTCTCAGTGGCTTTTCCTTTGCGACCACACAAAGACCTTGTCAGCTATTATTTCAATGTTTTCATGCTCCGTAAGCGTGCTGAGCAGAATAGGTTTGACCCTCTAAACATTGATAGTGACGATGATGAGTGGCAAAAGAGCGAACTTGGAGTGGTCAATGATGACAAGGACGCTTTGGTGGAATCTCCTGTAAATCTAAATGCTCCTGCCTATATCCAGGTAGAACATTTAGGCTGTTTCAATGAGCACATTGAGGATGCTGATGACGTAGATGGTTGTAATGATGGTGCCGATGTGGTTGGTTGTGATGGAATTAAGGACGAGGATGCAGGTGATATAGATGATGGCTCAGGAGCTCATGTTGAGAATCCCCCTGGTTATAGTGGTGGTGCTACTGAAACTCAGCTTTTGGATAAAACTCCTAGCAGCAACAGAGAGAATTATGATATTCAGGATGATTCTTGCACATCATATGAGTATCAGCAAGACAGTTGA
- the LOC137739632 gene encoding uncharacterized protein isoform X1, with protein sequence MINKRPFDVEDSYEVACKHPRRLEHANEPAPIVDTFPLSSSPQKFQISDGEGDGSFSKCPDEGRSASDLGTESSNETYKELETGASGSSFRFWWANNNMFEAHVRPEAAGHLSLFPEFFSPANHLRAFLHSDVIFSSPVDCPPQKLVSIGPQHQAYVPEWGHEGSHSSNHLEKLDPRREVSYVSGQGLGVNQEKLMGTCIISMPELDTFENYLCEDVRARNNCKCADAGSVRCVRQHVMEAKEKLREDLGHHLFEELGFYEMGEEVAEKWTKEEERAFHDAILSNPASLGKNFWHHLSVAFPLRPHKDLVSYYFNVFMLRKRAEQNRFDPLNIDSDDDEWQKSELGVVNDDKDALVESPVNLNAPAYIQVEHLGCFNEHIEDADDVDGCNDGADVVGCDGIKDEDAGDIDDGSGAHVENPPGYSGGATETQLLDKTPSSNRENYDIQDDSCTSYEYQQDS encoded by the exons ATGATAAACAAACGGCCTTTTGATGTTGAGGATTCTTATGAGGTTGCTTGTAAGCACCCAAGACGATTGGAACATGCTAATGAGCCTGCTCCAATTGTGGATACTTTTCCTTTGAGTAGCAGCCCccagaaatttcaaatttcag ATGGTGAAGGCGACGGGAGTTTTAGTAAATGTCCAGACGAAGGAAGGTCTGCAAGTGACTTGGGAACTGAATCCTCAAATGAGACCTACAAAGAACTTGAAACTGGTGCCTCTGGAAGCTCCTTCCGATTTTGGTGGGCCAACAACAATATGTTTGAAGCTCATGTAAGACCTGAGGCAGCAGGGCATCTATCATTATTCCCAGAATTTTTTTCACCTGCAAACCATTTGAGGGCTTTTCTTCATTCTGATGTGATCTTCTCATCTCCTGTTGATTGTCCTCCTCAAAAGCTAGTTTCTATCGGACCTCAGCATCAAGCTTATGTTCCAGAATGGGGCCACGAGGGTTCACACTCTTCAAATCATCTGGAGAAATTGGATCCTCGGCGCGAAGTTTCATATGTTTCTGGCCAAGGCCTTGGTGTCAATCAGGAGAAGCTGATGGGTACCTGTATCATTTCTATGCCTGAGCTGGATACATTTGAAAACTATTTATGTGAAGATGTGAGAGCTAGAAACAACTGTAAGTGTGCTGATGCAGGCTCTGTTAGATGCGTGAGACAGCATGTCATGGAAGCAAAAGAGAAATTAAGGGAAGACCTTGGACATCACCTATTTGAAGAGTTGGGCTTTTATGAAATGGGAGAGGAGGTTGCAGAGAAATGGACTAAAGAGGAAGAGCGTGCCTTCCACGATGCCATCCTCTCTAACCCTGCATCATTGGGTAAGAACTTCTGGCACCACCTCTCAGTGGCTTTTCCTTTGCGACCACACAAAGACCTTGTCAGCTATTATTTCAATGTTTTCATGCTCCGTAAGCGTGCTGAGCAGAATAGGTTTGACCCTCTAAACATTGATAGTGACGATGATGAGTGGCAAAAGAGCGAACTTGGAGTGGTCAATGATGACAAGGACGCTTTGGTGGAATCTCCTGTAAATCTAAATGCTCCTGCCTATATCCAGGTAGAACATTTAGGCTGTTTCAATGAGCACATTGAGGATGCTGATGACGTAGATGGTTGTAATGATGGTGCCGATGTGGTTGGTTGTGATGGAATTAAGGACGAGGATGCAGGTGATATAGATGATGGCTCAGGAGCTCATGTTGAGAATCCCCCTGGTTATAGTGGTGGTGCTACTGAAACTCAGCTTTTGGATAAAACTCCTAGCAGCAACAGAGAGAATTATGATATTCAGGATGATTCTTGCACATCATATGAGTATCAGCAAGACAGTTGA